Proteins encoded in a region of the Pirellulales bacterium genome:
- a CDS encoding SDR family NAD(P)-dependent oxidoreductase, whose translation MQTLADKRVLITGAGHGLGRELALAFAAAGAKLIVTDLMAERMAETLSLVGGADGRAAGYALDVTDNAMIGDVRDRVHREQGPIDVLVNNAGVAFGGTFLDVPLEKHHATYHVNLLGQVAMAHTFLPDLIARAEGHLVHVASASGLIALPYATTYASSKWGVLGFSESIREELRLLGHRHVAVTAVCPSYIDTGMAAGVRVPLLSRMLKADEVARLVVRAVRKRQELVLTPWLVKITPFSRGVLPPSWFRRTCDWLGITGSMSTWHGHNPPSGEGRGE comes from the coding sequence ATGCAAACTTTGGCTGACAAGCGAGTGTTGATTACCGGCGCGGGCCACGGGCTGGGCCGCGAGCTGGCGCTGGCCTTTGCGGCGGCCGGTGCGAAGCTGATTGTCACCGACCTTATGGCCGAACGGATGGCGGAAACGCTCTCGCTGGTCGGCGGGGCGGACGGCCGGGCGGCCGGTTACGCGCTCGACGTCACCGACAACGCCATGATTGGCGACGTGCGCGACCGCGTGCATCGCGAACAGGGTCCCATCGACGTGCTGGTGAACAACGCGGGCGTGGCCTTCGGCGGGACGTTTCTCGACGTGCCCCTGGAAAAGCACCACGCCACCTATCACGTGAACCTGCTGGGCCAGGTGGCGATGGCGCACACCTTCTTGCCCGACCTGATCGCCCGTGCGGAAGGGCATCTGGTACACGTGGCCAGCGCATCGGGGTTGATTGCCTTGCCCTACGCCACGACCTACGCATCGAGCAAATGGGGCGTGCTCGGCTTTTCGGAGTCGATACGCGAAGAGTTGCGGCTGCTGGGCCATCGCCACGTGGCGGTCACGGCGGTTTGTCCCAGCTACATCGACACGGGCATGGCGGCCGGCGTGCGCGTGCCGCTCTTGTCGCGGATGCTCAAGGCGGACGAGGTGGCGCGGCTCGTCGTGCGCGCAGTGAGAAAGCGGCAGGAACTGGTGCTCACACCGTGGCTGGTGAAGATCACGCCGTTCAGCCGAGGCGTATTGCCGCCCTCTTGGTTTCGTCGCACCTGCGACTGGCTGGGCATCACCGGCAGCATGTCGACCTGGCACGGGCACAATCCGCCGTCGGGTGAGGGACGCGGGGAGTGA
- a CDS encoding glycosyltransferase family 39 protein, translating into MHYRREKTVVSLLLLTTFSLAAGSAAQKSVTVDEYQALPHGLAMLKTGDLHLATAVPLVPSLLPALPLLATDARLDVSPMRDYTSSWQCGRQFVIDNALERDPRSGQLVPSGRYHDYFLPGRLVSVAVLLVTCGLTYGYARSLYGPPSGLLAMLVACFSPNLLAHGRLITPDIYLAAAMIGCLWTFDHWLSRPTWGISGVLGLCLGTAALCKLTGLLLFLLFPALLAGQSLVDRIGSRDAGVGRPPKHRVWALMAVSLVAGILVINAGYLFGGTFAPLGQFQFESRQMRALADVFPGWLPVPLPRYFFQGIDAQLAESGYTAYLMGEFNDTGFYSYYLVALLVKTPVPVLLLCGLAWLYGGWPTRRELPMIATAAFLLLFFSLSRHKNIGVRYVLFLEPMMAVWIGRLLSGTAIRRTWLRYTVTASAACLIAITLTSWPHYLPYFNWLSGGPNNGHRWLLDSNLDWGQDLIALRRYMEKEQIEEIDLAHFGRVPPAVYGIRHRTLRAGEKPINRHVAISANLLWGVMYVVNGDLNYWPDDPDGYRAFRQIRPKAILGHSIYVFEMEPR; encoded by the coding sequence ATGCACTATCGGCGTGAGAAGACGGTCGTCTCGCTCTTGCTGCTGACGACGTTCTCGCTGGCCGCCGGTTCCGCGGCGCAGAAGTCGGTGACGGTCGATGAATACCAGGCGCTGCCGCATGGCTTGGCGATGCTGAAAACCGGCGACTTGCACCTTGCGACCGCCGTGCCGCTCGTGCCCAGCCTGCTGCCGGCACTGCCGCTGTTGGCCACCGACGCACGACTGGATGTGTCTCCGATGCGCGATTACACCAGCTCGTGGCAGTGCGGCAGACAGTTCGTCATCGACAACGCTCTTGAGCGAGATCCGCGATCCGGGCAACTCGTCCCCTCCGGCCGCTATCACGACTACTTTTTGCCCGGACGGCTGGTTTCGGTCGCTGTGCTGCTCGTCACCTGTGGCCTGACGTATGGTTACGCGCGCAGTCTGTATGGTCCGCCGAGCGGGCTGTTGGCGATGCTCGTCGCCTGCTTCTCGCCGAATTTGCTGGCCCACGGCCGGCTGATTACGCCGGACATCTACCTGGCCGCGGCCATGATTGGCTGCTTGTGGACATTCGACCATTGGCTGAGCCGGCCGACTTGGGGCATCAGCGGAGTGCTCGGCCTGTGCCTCGGCACGGCGGCCTTGTGCAAGCTTACGGGCCTGCTGCTGTTCCTCCTCTTTCCCGCGCTGCTCGCCGGCCAATCGCTCGTCGATCGCATAGGATCGCGAGACGCGGGAGTCGGTCGCCCGCCAAAGCACCGCGTCTGGGCGCTCATGGCCGTTTCGTTGGTTGCCGGGATACTCGTCATCAACGCCGGCTATCTGTTCGGCGGCACGTTCGCGCCGCTGGGACAGTTCCAATTCGAAAGCCGGCAGATGCGGGCGCTGGCCGACGTCTTTCCCGGCTGGCTGCCCGTGCCGCTGCCCCGATACTTTTTTCAAGGCATCGACGCGCAACTCGCCGAGTCGGGCTATACCGCCTACCTGATGGGCGAATTCAACGACACGGGGTTTTATTCCTATTACCTCGTGGCCCTGCTGGTGAAAACGCCCGTGCCGGTGTTGTTGCTGTGCGGCCTAGCGTGGCTTTACGGCGGGTGGCCGACGCGGCGCGAGCTGCCCATGATCGCTACCGCCGCCTTTTTGCTGCTGTTCTTTTCGCTTTCACGGCACAAAAACATCGGGGTGCGGTACGTGTTGTTTTTGGAGCCGATGATGGCGGTGTGGATCGGCCGCCTGTTGAGCGGCACGGCCATCCGGCGAACCTGGCTGCGTTACACCGTTACTGCTTCCGCAGCTTGCCTCATCGCCATTACTCTGACGAGTTGGCCGCATTATCTCCCGTATTTCAACTGGCTCAGCGGCGGCCCGAACAACGGTCATCGTTGGCTGCTCGATTCCAATCTCGATTGGGGCCAGGACCTGATTGCCTTGCGGCGGTACATGGAAAAGGAGCAGATCGAAGAGATCGACTTGGCCCACTTCGGCCGCGTTCCGCCGGCGGTCTACGGCATCCGCCACCGAACGTTGCGGGCAGGCGAGAAGCCCATCAACCGACACGTGGCGATCAGCGCCAACTTGCTTTGGGGGGTGATGTACGTCGTCAACGGCGACCTGAACTATTGGCCGGACGATCCCGACGGCTACCGGGCCTTTCGCCAGATTCGCCCGAAAGCCATTCTGGGGCACAGTATTTACGTATTTGAGATGGAGCCGCGATAA